A portion of the Oscillospiraceae bacterium genome contains these proteins:
- a CDS encoding valine--tRNA ligase, with translation MKELAKQYDPSQVEDRIYQFWLDGGYFHTKADPDKKPYTIVMPPPNVTGQLHMGHAVDNTMQDILIRTKRMQGYAALWVPGTDHASIATEAKVVEAMRQEGLTKEMVGRDGFLDRAWAWKTKYGNRIVSQLKKLGSSCDWDRERFTMDEGCSEAVKEVFVRLYDQGLIYRGNRMVNWCPHCNTSISDAEVEYEEKDGSFWHLLYPVKETGEMLELATTRPETMLGDTAVAINGEDPRYAHLHGCHVVLPLLNKEIPIVCDEHADMTKGTGVVKITPAHDPNDFEVGLRHDLPIVRVFTYDGHMTGAADKAAADALFASGKNTINEPEVLDCGKYAGMTTLEARKAILADLKEGGFLKEIEPLKHEVGTCYRCHSTIEPMVSKQWFVKMEPLAKPAIESVEKGEIKFVPERFTKNYMNWMKGTRDWCISRQLWWGHQIPAWYCDDCGETVVAKTAPCTCPKCGGSKLTQDPDTLDTWFSSALWPFSTLGWPNEDSEDLKYFYPTNTLVTGYDIIGFWVSRMIFSGLAYTGKAPFSTVCIHGIVRDSQGRKMSKSLGNGIDPLEVIAQYGADALRFMLVDGSTPGNDMRYIEKKVEAARNFANKLWNATRFVLMNLPEDFEPGLPSEDKLDMSDKWVLTKLNQVAGAMTDNLDHYEMGLAAAKINSFIWDVYCDWFIEIAKPRLNSGDAEQADTARRVLVYVLDKALKLLHPFMPFITEELYQALPGSGESIMIQSWPTFDEAHNWAAEEEAFEKVMDYIKAVRTMRTEMNVHPAKKTSMIIETADAAPFRNAQVYLAKFAFATDVTFTEKYEGSTDGMVQVSTHAARGFIPMMELIDRDKELARLNKEKAKAEKELAMFGNQLANPKFVERAPAALVEDIRAKYAKSQDKLANIEQSIQALG, from the coding sequence ATGAAAGAACTCGCAAAACAGTACGATCCCAGCCAGGTGGAAGACCGCATCTACCAGTTCTGGCTGGACGGCGGCTACTTCCACACGAAGGCCGACCCCGACAAGAAACCCTACACCATCGTTATGCCCCCTCCGAACGTCACCGGCCAGCTGCACATGGGCCATGCCGTGGACAACACCATGCAGGATATCCTGATCCGCACCAAGCGGATGCAGGGCTATGCCGCCCTGTGGGTGCCCGGCACCGACCACGCTTCCATTGCCACCGAAGCCAAGGTGGTGGAGGCCATGCGTCAGGAGGGCCTGACCAAAGAGATGGTGGGCCGCGACGGCTTCCTGGACCGTGCCTGGGCCTGGAAGACCAAGTACGGCAACCGCATCGTCAGCCAGCTGAAAAAGCTGGGCAGCAGCTGCGACTGGGACCGTGAGCGCTTCACTATGGACGAGGGTTGCTCCGAGGCCGTCAAGGAAGTGTTTGTGCGCCTGTACGACCAGGGCCTGATCTACCGCGGCAACCGCATGGTCAACTGGTGCCCGCACTGCAACACCTCCATCTCGGATGCCGAGGTGGAGTACGAGGAGAAGGACGGCAGCTTCTGGCACCTGTTGTACCCGGTCAAGGAGACCGGCGAGATGCTGGAGCTGGCCACCACCCGCCCCGAGACCATGCTGGGTGATACCGCCGTGGCCATCAACGGCGAGGACCCCCGGTACGCCCATCTCCACGGCTGCCATGTGGTGCTGCCGCTGCTGAACAAGGAGATCCCCATCGTCTGCGACGAGCACGCCGACATGACCAAGGGCACCGGTGTCGTGAAGATCACCCCGGCCCACGACCCCAACGACTTTGAGGTCGGCCTGCGCCATGACCTGCCCATCGTGCGCGTGTTCACCTACGACGGCCACATGACCGGTGCCGCCGACAAGGCTGCCGCCGATGCCCTGTTCGCCTCCGGCAAGAACACCATCAACGAGCCCGAAGTGCTGGACTGCGGCAAGTATGCCGGCATGACCACTCTGGAAGCCCGCAAGGCCATCCTGGCCGACCTGAAAGAGGGCGGCTTCCTGAAGGAGATCGAGCCCCTGAAGCACGAAGTCGGCACCTGCTACCGCTGCCACTCCACCATTGAGCCCATGGTGTCCAAGCAGTGGTTCGTGAAGATGGAGCCGCTGGCAAAACCTGCCATCGAGAGCGTGGAAAAGGGCGAGATCAAGTTCGTGCCCGAGCGCTTCACCAAGAACTATATGAACTGGATGAAGGGCACCCGCGACTGGTGCATCAGCCGTCAGCTGTGGTGGGGCCATCAGATCCCGGCCTGGTACTGTGATGACTGCGGCGAGACCGTCGTGGCCAAGACCGCACCCTGCACCTGCCCCAAGTGCGGCGGCAGCAAGCTCACCCAGGACCCCGACACGCTGGACACCTGGTTCAGCTCGGCCCTGTGGCCCTTCAGCACCCTGGGCTGGCCCAACGAGGACAGCGAGGACCTGAAGTATTTCTACCCCACCAACACCCTCGTCACCGGCTACGATATCATCGGCTTCTGGGTCAGCCGCATGATCTTCTCCGGTCTTGCTTACACCGGCAAGGCACCCTTCAGCACCGTGTGCATCCACGGCATCGTCCGCGACAGCCAGGGCCGCAAGATGTCCAAGAGCCTGGGCAACGGCATCGACCCGCTGGAAGTCATTGCCCAGTACGGTGCCGACGCCCTGCGCTTCATGCTGGTGGATGGTTCCACCCCCGGCAACGACATGCGCTATATCGAAAAGAAGGTGGAGGCTGCCCGCAACTTTGCCAATAAGCTGTGGAACGCCACCCGCTTTGTGCTGATGAACCTGCCCGAGGACTTTGAGCCGGGCCTGCCCAGCGAGGACAAGCTGGACATGAGCGACAAGTGGGTGCTGACCAAGCTGAATCAGGTGGCCGGTGCCATGACCGACAACCTCGACCACTACGAGATGGGTCTGGCCGCTGCCAAGATCAACAGCTTCATCTGGGATGTATACTGCGACTGGTTCATCGAGATCGCAAAGCCCCGCCTGAACTCCGGCGACGCGGAGCAGGCCGACACCGCACGCCGCGTGCTGGTGTATGTGCTGGACAAGGCCCTCAAGCTGCTGCATCCCTTTATGCCCTTCATCACCGAGGAACTGTACCAGGCCCTGCCCGGCTCCGGCGAGAGCATCATGATCCAGAGCTGGCCCACCTTCGACGAGGCCCACAACTGGGCCGCCGAGGAGGAAGCCTTTGAAAAGGTGATGGACTACATCAAGGCCGTGCGTACCATGCGCACCGAGATGAATGTCCACCCGGCCAAAAAGACCAGCATGATCATCGAGACCGCCGACGCTGCCCCGTTCCGGAACGCACAGGTCTATCTGGCCAAGTTTGCCTTTGCCACCGATGTGACCTTTACCGAGAAGTACGAGGGCAGCACCGACGGCATGGTGCAGGTGTCCACCCACGCCGCCCGCGGCTTCATCCCCATGATGGAGCTGATCGACCGCGACAAGGAGCTGGCCCGCCTGAACAAGGAAAAGGCCAAGGCCGAGAAGGAACTGGCCATGTTCGGCAATCAGCTGGCCAACCCCAAGTTCGTGGAGCGTGCCCCGGCGGCTCTGGTGGAGGATATCCGCGCCAAGTACGCCAAGAGCCAGGACAAGCTGGCCAACATCGAGCAGAGCATCCAGGCTCTGGGTTAA
- a CDS encoding bifunctional homocysteine S-methyltransferase/methylenetetrahydrofolate reductase, translating into MSDVRTLLKKRPLLFDGGMGTYYKGAPGRECEQANRLDPEGIRAVHRAYLAAGADAIKTNTFGLPRMAAAQDPEWEALADAGWKLAAEAAAGTDAAVFADLGPAPDTEGLSAAQVYTAVVRRFAALGAKNYLFETLSSDTGVLDAVRALRETVPDAFVQVSFAALPDGYTREGQHCRALVRRMADSGLVDAVGLNCVSAPGAMRTLVQQLGQVGIPLSVMPNAGYPVVTRTQVQYRGKPDYFASELARLAAEGVRILGGCCGTTPAHIAALRKALDALPEGLPIVPAAQISTVSRPKVETDDAFLRKLRSGKKVIAVELDSPKDADLTAYLEGARRLQAAGTDLMTVADCPIARARMDSSLVACRVHRELGLPTLPHMTCRDRNLNATKALLLGLYAEGVREVLAITGDPIPSAERDEVKSVYQFNSRKLAQYIVSLAGEGREMPSPLTVFGALNLNARNFDVELRRAVEKLENGMIGFLTQPVLSEQAVQNLQQARQTLGPEAKILAGILPVVSQRNAIFMENEVNGIHVDAAIIDRFAGLDRAAGEELGIEISVQAAKAALPYADGFYLMTPFNRVALMERLIARLKEEVIKD; encoded by the coding sequence ATGAGCGATGTACGCACGCTGCTGAAAAAACGCCCGCTGCTGTTCGACGGCGGCATGGGCACCTATTATAAAGGAGCCCCCGGCCGGGAATGTGAGCAGGCAAACCGGCTGGACCCGGAGGGCATCCGGGCGGTCCACCGCGCCTATCTGGCGGCGGGAGCCGATGCCATCAAGACGAATACCTTCGGCCTGCCCCGCATGGCGGCGGCTCAGGACCCGGAGTGGGAGGCACTGGCCGACGCAGGCTGGAAGCTGGCCGCAGAGGCAGCGGCCGGGACGGACGCCGCCGTGTTTGCCGACCTTGGCCCCGCCCCGGACACCGAGGGCCTGTCGGCAGCCCAGGTGTACACGGCGGTGGTGCGGCGGTTTGCCGCCCTGGGGGCAAAGAACTACCTGTTCGAGACCCTGAGCAGCGACACCGGTGTTCTGGACGCCGTGCGTGCTCTGCGTGAGACGGTGCCGGATGCCTTTGTGCAGGTGTCCTTTGCGGCACTGCCGGACGGCTACACCCGCGAGGGTCAGCACTGCCGGGCGCTGGTGCGCCGCATGGCGGACAGCGGCCTTGTGGATGCCGTGGGTCTGAACTGTGTGTCGGCACCGGGTGCCATGCGCACGCTGGTGCAGCAGCTGGGACAGGTGGGCATCCCACTGTCGGTCATGCCCAACGCGGGCTATCCGGTGGTCACCCGCACCCAGGTGCAGTACCGGGGCAAGCCGGACTATTTTGCCTCCGAGCTGGCCCGGCTGGCCGCTGAGGGGGTGCGCATCCTGGGCGGCTGCTGCGGCACCACCCCGGCCCACATCGCGGCCCTGCGCAAGGCACTGGATGCCCTGCCGGAGGGGCTGCCCATCGTCCCGGCGGCACAGATCTCCACCGTTTCCCGTCCGAAAGTGGAAACCGATGACGCCTTCCTGCGCAAGCTGCGGTCCGGCAAAAAGGTGATCGCCGTGGAGTTGGACTCCCCCAAGGACGCCGACCTGACCGCCTATCTGGAAGGGGCGCGCCGCCTGCAGGCTGCCGGCACCGACCTGATGACCGTGGCCGACTGCCCCATCGCACGGGCGCGCATGGATTCCTCGCTGGTGGCCTGCCGGGTGCACCGGGAGCTGGGCCTGCCCACCCTGCCCCACATGACCTGCCGCGACCGCAACCTGAACGCCACCAAGGCATTGCTGCTGGGCCTGTACGCCGAGGGCGTGCGGGAGGTGCTGGCCATCACCGGCGACCCCATCCCCTCCGCCGAGCGGGACGAGGTGAAGAGCGTGTATCAGTTCAACTCCCGCAAGCTGGCCCAATACATCGTGTCGCTGGCCGGGGAGGGCCGGGAGATGCCCTCGCCCCTGACCGTGTTCGGCGCGCTGAACCTGAATGCCCGCAACTTTGACGTGGAGCTGCGCCGCGCCGTGGAAAAGCTGGAAAACGGCATGATCGGTTTCCTCACCCAGCCGGTGCTGTCGGAGCAGGCCGTGCAGAACCTGCAGCAGGCCCGGCAGACCCTTGGCCCGGAGGCAAAGATCCTGGCCGGCATCCTGCCGGTGGTGAGCCAGCGCAACGCCATCTTTATGGAAAACGAGGTCAACGGCATCCATGTGGACGCCGCCATCATCGACCGTTTTGCCGGGCTGGACCGTGCCGCCGGGGAAGAACTGGGCATCGAGATCTCGGTGCAGGCGGCAAAAGCGGCTCTGCCCTATGCGGATGGATTTTACCTGATGACCCCCTTCAACCGGGTGGCCCTGATGGAGCGGCTCATCGCCCGCCTGAAGGAAGAAGTAATAAAGGATTGA
- a CDS encoding GNAT family N-acetyltransferase, whose product MRHAGTQDIETPRLLLRRLLPEDAPQMYANWASDPEVTRYLRWEPHKSPAETRELLAAWALLYPNPDYYQWAMVEKATGQVFGSISLYNSLPGEPQQKTEWPGLDLTDGVWEPGYCIGRKWWNKGFTTEALRAVVAYWFTRTDSRWLACGHAAANPASGRVMEKTGFVYHHNTVYHKFDGTPVECRSYLLTRKAFETA is encoded by the coding sequence ATGCGCCATGCCGGCACACAAGACATCGAAACGCCGCGGCTGCTCCTGCGCCGCCTGCTGCCGGAGGATGCACCGCAGATGTACGCCAACTGGGCCAGCGACCCGGAAGTGACCCGCTATCTGCGCTGGGAGCCCCACAAAAGCCCCGCCGAAACGCGGGAGCTGCTGGCCGCGTGGGCACTGCTCTACCCCAACCCGGACTATTACCAGTGGGCCATGGTGGAAAAGGCCACCGGACAGGTGTTCGGCTCCATCAGCCTGTACAATTCCCTGCCGGGGGAGCCTCAGCAAAAGACTGAGTGGCCGGGGCTGGACCTGACCGACGGCGTCTGGGAGCCGGGCTACTGCATCGGCCGGAAGTGGTGGAACAAAGGCTTCACCACCGAGGCTCTCCGCGCCGTCGTGGCGTACTGGTTCACCCGCACGGACAGCCGCTGGCTGGCCTGCGGCCATGCCGCCGCCAACCCCGCCAGCGGCCGGGTGATGGAAAAAACAGGCTTTGTGTACCACCACAACACGGTCTACCACAAATTCGACGGCACCCCGGTGGAATGCCGGAGCTATCTGCTGACGAGAAAAGCATTTGAGACAGCATAA
- the hflX gene encoding GTPase HflX: MSELYDILTETPPTKVVLLALDQGLWDCERSLAELAALCEANHMEAVAQISQKRQTPETGIVLGSGKLEEASLAAQELGAECAVFDGELTGSQIRNISTALGGLEVIDRTMLILEIFRSRAVTNEGKLQTELALLRYRLPRLQGMGEALSRQGGGGGGGGGARRGAGETKLELDRRHVHARIDALAEKLAEMEKRRGESRKARAKTGMPVVSLVGYTNVGKSSLMNALCGPSVAEADMLFATLDPTSRKLVLPSGMAVLLVDTVGFVSRLPHNLVEAFKSTLEEAAWSDVIIRVADAGDEQREEQLAVTDEVLDGLDCTDIPRLTVYNKCDKPNTLSFDPDILLTSAKTGYGLDTLLQKLDELLSDRVHTIRVLLPYDKLGLAAPMRERGSVQVEEYREDGLYLEGIVKTEDLHCFEGYLV, from the coding sequence TTGAGCGAACTTTACGATATTCTGACCGAGACCCCGCCCACCAAAGTGGTGCTGCTGGCGCTGGACCAGGGCCTGTGGGACTGTGAGCGCAGTCTGGCCGAGCTGGCCGCCCTGTGCGAGGCCAATCATATGGAAGCCGTGGCGCAGATCAGCCAGAAGCGCCAGACCCCGGAGACCGGCATCGTGCTGGGCAGCGGTAAGCTGGAGGAAGCCAGCCTTGCCGCGCAGGAGCTGGGGGCCGAATGCGCCGTGTTCGACGGCGAGCTGACCGGCAGCCAGATCCGCAACATCTCCACCGCGCTGGGCGGGCTGGAGGTCATCGACCGCACCATGCTGATCCTGGAGATCTTCCGCAGCCGTGCGGTGACCAACGAGGGCAAATTGCAGACCGAGCTGGCTCTGCTGCGCTACCGCCTGCCCCGTCTGCAGGGCATGGGCGAGGCCCTGAGCCGTCAGGGCGGCGGCGGTGGCGGCGGCGGCGGTGCCCGCCGCGGTGCCGGTGAGACCAAGCTGGAACTGGACCGCCGCCATGTGCACGCCCGCATCGACGCGCTGGCCGAGAAGCTGGCCGAGATGGAAAAGCGCCGGGGCGAGAGCCGCAAGGCCCGCGCCAAGACCGGCATGCCGGTGGTGAGCCTGGTGGGCTACACCAACGTGGGCAAGTCCAGCCTGATGAACGCCCTGTGCGGCCCCAGTGTGGCCGAAGCCGACATGCTGTTTGCCACCCTGGACCCCACCAGCCGCAAACTGGTGCTGCCCAGCGGCATGGCCGTGCTGCTGGTGGACACGGTCGGTTTTGTGTCCCGCCTGCCCCACAATCTGGTGGAGGCCTTCAAGTCCACGCTGGAAGAAGCCGCCTGGTCGGACGTCATCATCCGGGTGGCGGATGCCGGGGATGAGCAGCGCGAGGAACAGCTGGCCGTGACCGACGAGGTGCTGGACGGGCTGGACTGCACGGACATCCCCCGCCTGACCGTGTACAACAAGTGCGACAAGCCCAACACCCTGTCCTTCGACCCGGACATCCTGCTCACCAGTGCAAAGACCGGCTATGGACTGGACACCCTGCTGCAGAAGCTGGACGAACTGCTCAGCGACCGGGTGCACACCATCCGGGTGCTGCTGCCCTACGACAAGCTGGGCCTTGCCGCCCCCATGCGGGAGCGTGGCAGCGTGCAGGTGGAAGAATACCGGGAAGATGGCCTGTATCTGGAGGGCATCGTCAAGACCGAGGACCTGCACTGCTTTGAAGGATACCTCGTGTAA
- a CDS encoding Lrp/AsnC family transcriptional regulator: MDDLDRKILSLLAKNARMPVKEIAEQVSLTSPAVSSRIHKLETDGIISGYTVTLNRPADRVYVDALISLSVAPSKQDAFLELLQSSREVLQCYHVTGAYTFLVKVSCGSMPQLEHLILQFQKLGTTSTQIILSTPVNHGELDALML; encoded by the coding sequence ATGGACGATCTGGATCGAAAAATTCTTTCCCTGCTGGCCAAAAACGCCCGCATGCCGGTCAAGGAGATCGCCGAGCAGGTCTCGCTGACCAGCCCGGCCGTGTCCAGCCGCATCCACAAACTGGAGACGGACGGCATCATCAGCGGCTACACCGTCACCCTGAACCGCCCGGCCGACCGCGTTTATGTGGACGCCCTCATCAGCCTGTCGGTGGCCCCCTCCAAGCAGGACGCCTTTCTCGAACTGCTGCAGAGCAGCCGCGAGGTGCTGCAGTGCTACCACGTCACCGGGGCGTACACCTTTCTGGTCAAGGTGAGCTGCGGCAGCATGCCCCAGCTGGAACACCTGATCCTGCAGTTCCAGAAGCTGGGCACCACCAGCACCCAGATCATCCTTTCCACCCCGGTGAATCACGGCGAGCTGGATGCGCTGATGCTGTGA
- a CDS encoding DUF4358 domain-containing protein, giving the protein MKRLIAALLAGLTLFALVGCSAGSKADSAAPKDYSQILHDARTDEENEYDMIFTKGEDGKFTAIDGYSAEYEAGQLDDEVRNLMMPLLNLEDDMYTDLAASVSSMMVRSYAVAIVKPAEGKTDAVKSALEAYVTSEQQSMEHYLEDQYQIAKAATVTVAPTGEVILVCAENHDTLLANIEKALAA; this is encoded by the coding sequence ATGAAACGACTCATCGCCGCCCTGCTGGCAGGGCTGACCCTGTTTGCCCTTGTGGGCTGCTCCGCCGGCAGCAAGGCCGACTCCGCCGCCCCGAAGGATTATTCCCAGATCCTCCACGATGCCCGCACCGACGAGGAAAACGAATACGATATGATCTTCACCAAAGGCGAGGACGGCAAGTTCACCGCCATCGACGGCTACAGCGCCGAGTACGAGGCCGGCCAGCTGGACGACGAGGTGCGCAATCTGATGATGCCCCTGCTGAATCTGGAAGATGACATGTACACCGACCTTGCCGCCTCCGTCTCCTCCATGATGGTACGCAGCTACGCGGTGGCCATCGTCAAGCCCGCCGAGGGCAAGACCGACGCCGTGAAGAGCGCACTGGAAGCCTATGTGACCAGCGAGCAGCAGTCCATGGAGCACTATCTGGAAGATCAGTACCAGATCGCCAAGGCCGCCACCGTCACCGTGGCCCCCACCGGCGAAGTCATCCTGGTGTGTGCCGAGAACCACGACACCCTGCTGGCCAACATCGAAAAGGCACTGGCAGCGTAA
- a CDS encoding glycosyltransferase family 2 protein yields MYKATIVIPNINGKGWLKDSIESVYAQTEQNFQLIVVDNGSTDESLEQARSYCSRANFTLIENGTNTGFSHAVNQGIAMAESEYVVLFNNDAFAEPQWLAELIRTAETDPKIFAVQSLMIRHFDRELADDAGDYVTWMGFACKTGDGRRVSRYTKQKRIFSACGGAALYRKRILDEIGTFDENFFAYFEDVDLSWRANNAGYKNVLCPTAKCYHICGASTGAVRYNAFKSQQSGRNSILLPLKNEPLLMLVLNFIPLAAGYLLKCYKFHKQGFGEAWDKGMHEAFALLEEGRLGKRPFRWRDLPHYLLMELWMIWNMVPYLWYRLVVVRFDLK; encoded by the coding sequence ATGTATAAAGCAACCATCGTCATCCCCAACATCAACGGCAAGGGCTGGCTCAAAGACTCCATCGAGTCGGTCTACGCCCAGACCGAGCAGAACTTCCAGCTCATCGTGGTGGACAACGGCTCCACCGACGAAAGTCTGGAACAGGCCCGCAGCTACTGCAGCCGGGCCAACTTCACCCTGATCGAAAACGGCACCAACACCGGCTTTTCCCACGCGGTGAATCAGGGCATCGCCATGGCCGAGAGCGAGTATGTGGTGCTGTTCAACAACGACGCCTTTGCGGAGCCCCAGTGGCTGGCCGAGCTCATCCGCACCGCCGAAACCGACCCCAAGATCTTTGCGGTGCAGAGCCTGATGATCCGCCACTTTGACCGGGAGCTGGCCGATGACGCCGGGGACTACGTGACCTGGATGGGCTTTGCCTGCAAGACCGGCGACGGCCGCCGTGTCAGCCGCTACACCAAACAAAAGCGTATCTTCTCGGCCTGCGGCGGGGCCGCGCTGTACCGCAAGCGCATTCTGGACGAGATCGGCACCTTTGACGAAAACTTCTTTGCCTACTTTGAGGATGTGGACCTGAGCTGGCGTGCCAACAACGCAGGTTACAAAAACGTGCTCTGTCCCACGGCAAAGTGCTACCACATCTGCGGAGCCAGCACCGGTGCCGTGCGGTACAACGCCTTCAAGAGCCAGCAGAGCGGCCGCAACAGCATTCTGCTGCCCCTCAAGAACGAGCCGCTGCTCATGCTGGTGCTCAACTTCATCCCGCTGGCCGCGGGCTACCTGCTCAAGTGCTATAAGTTCCACAAGCAGGGCTTTGGCGAGGCGTGGGACAAGGGCATGCACGAGGCCTTTGCCCTGCTGGAAGAGGGCAGGCTGGGCAAGCGCCCCTTCCGCTGGCGTGACCTGCCCCACTACCTCCTCATGGAACTGTGGATGATCTGGAACATGGTGCCCTACCTGTGGTACCGTCTGGTGGTCGTGCGGTTCGATCTGAAATAA
- a CDS encoding Ice-structuring protein, translating to MTKHYITPEEHARLQRRRGRQALGLLITILVLVGFVTVLRAGVGLVANLFDDTAQKQEYEDKLEGLVLFDPMPFDGIENIDDLTLREAAVWGCIYNIQETQGGFDNYNTDPDTEQLLLPSVEVDAYLARLVGPSFKLTHRSFEMEDMTIEFDESSQCYKIPVTGTVGYYRAVVTKLFKRSGQLHVTVGYIPTSSTDDSIINQSSDTPTKYMDYLFQRQSGSWYLTGLTESETKPDSTASTEAASQPQPMAESDVQDAILATAGSSEAASDAASDAAAEPDTQSLDEPAADSTAAEADAADNGASSTAA from the coding sequence ATGACAAAACATTATATCACCCCGGAAGAACACGCCCGGCTGCAGCGCCGCCGGGGGCGGCAGGCGCTGGGCCTGCTGATCACGATCCTGGTTCTGGTGGGGTTTGTGACCGTGCTGCGGGCCGGTGTGGGACTGGTGGCCAACCTGTTCGATGACACCGCCCAGAAGCAGGAATACGAGGACAAGCTGGAGGGTCTGGTGTTGTTTGACCCAATGCCCTTTGACGGCATCGAGAACATCGACGACCTGACCCTGCGGGAAGCTGCCGTGTGGGGCTGCATCTACAACATCCAGGAGACGCAGGGCGGCTTCGATAACTACAACACCGACCCCGACACCGAACAGCTGCTGCTGCCCTCGGTGGAAGTGGACGCCTATCTGGCCCGGCTGGTGGGCCCCAGCTTCAAGCTGACCCACCGCAGCTTCGAGATGGAAGATATGACCATCGAGTTTGACGAGAGCAGCCAGTGCTACAAGATCCCGGTCACCGGTACGGTGGGCTATTACCGCGCCGTGGTCACCAAGCTGTTCAAGCGCAGCGGCCAGCTGCACGTCACCGTGGGCTATATTCCCACCTCCAGCACCGATGACAGCATCATCAACCAGTCCTCTGACACGCCTACCAAGTATATGGACTATCTGTTCCAGCGCCAGAGCGGCAGCTGGTATCTCACCGGCCTGACCGAGAGCGAGACCAAGCCTGACAGCACGGCGAGCACCGAGGCCGCCAGCCAGCCGCAGCCCATGGCCGAAAGCGATGTGCAGGACGCCATCCTGGCCACCGCCGGTTCCTCGGAGGCGGCTTCCGATGCCGCTTCGGACGCAGCTGCCGAGCCGGACACCCAGAGCCTGGACGAGCCGGCTGCTGACAGCACCGCCGCCGAAGCAGATGCCGCCGATAACGGCGCTTCCAGCACGGCTGCATAA
- a CDS encoding arsenate reductase family protein: MNIQIFGTTKCFDTKKAQRYFKERGIKFQMIDLKEKGMSRGEFDNVARALGGWEKMVNPNAKDKQTLALLEALIDWQKEDKLFENQQLLRTPIVRNGRKATVGYQPDVWKDWE; the protein is encoded by the coding sequence ATGAACATTCAGATTTTTGGCACCACAAAGTGCTTTGATACCAAAAAGGCCCAGCGCTATTTCAAGGAGCGGGGCATCAAATTCCAGATGATCGACCTGAAGGAAAAGGGCATGAGCCGCGGCGAGTTCGACAACGTGGCCCGCGCCCTGGGCGGCTGGGAAAAGATGGTGAACCCCAACGCCAAGGACAAGCAGACCCTTGCACTGCTGGAGGCGCTCATCGACTGGCAGAAAGAGGACAAGCTGTTTGAGAACCAGCAGCTGCTGCGCACCCCCATCGTGCGCAACGGCCGCAAGGCCACCGTGGGCTACCAGCCCGATGTGTGGAAGGACTGGGAGTAA
- a CDS encoding ferredoxin — translation MIAFVDPDLCIGCTQCAGLCPAVFRMEGVLAVAEPGPIPPEEVPQAVDAANACPVSAIRTEA, via the coding sequence ATGATCGCATTCGTTGACCCGGACCTGTGCATCGGCTGCACCCAGTGCGCCGGGCTGTGCCCCGCCGTATTCCGCATGGAGGGCGTGCTGGCCGTGGCCGAGCCCGGCCCCATCCCGCCGGAGGAAGTGCCCCAGGCGGTGGACGCCGCCAACGCCTGCCCGGTAAGCGCCATCCGCACCGAGGCGTGA